A region from the Halomonas piscis genome encodes:
- a CDS encoding enoyl-CoA hydratase-related protein, which produces MTNAHPEMQNSPLPELTDAALELEGRIATLTLDRHDVRNALTGTALIDDIVAVAEWVNRCEDVSVLVITGAGSTFSAGGNVKDMAERRGDFAGDVAEVAERYRRGIQRIPLALAEVEVPIIAAVNGAAIGAGFDLANMADMRIASSRAKFGETFLNLGIIPGDGGAFFLQRLIGYQRAFELTLSGRVIEADEAREYGIVLDVVEPEALMDTVMAQARRIAAQPPKATRLTKRLMKEGGRAELKPFLEKCAVFQGLCHNEPEHLEAVNAMLEKMARR; this is translated from the coding sequence ATGACCAACGCTCATCCGGAAATGCAAAACAGCCCGTTACCCGAGCTGACCGATGCCGCGCTCGAGCTGGAAGGGCGTATCGCCACTTTGACGCTTGACCGCCACGACGTGCGCAACGCCCTGACCGGTACCGCGCTGATCGACGATATCGTCGCCGTGGCCGAGTGGGTCAACCGCTGCGAAGACGTATCGGTGCTGGTAATAACCGGCGCCGGCTCGACGTTCTCTGCCGGTGGCAACGTCAAGGACATGGCCGAGCGGCGCGGGGACTTCGCCGGCGACGTGGCCGAGGTGGCCGAGCGCTATCGCCGGGGCATTCAGCGCATTCCGCTGGCGCTGGCCGAAGTGGAAGTGCCGATCATCGCCGCGGTCAACGGCGCGGCCATCGGCGCGGGTTTCGATCTGGCCAACATGGCCGACATGCGCATTGCCTCAAGCCGGGCCAAGTTCGGCGAGACGTTCTTGAATCTGGGCATTATCCCCGGCGACGGCGGCGCTTTTTTCCTGCAGCGGCTGATCGGCTATCAGCGCGCCTTTGAGCTGACGCTATCGGGCCGGGTGATCGAAGCCGACGAGGCCAGGGAGTACGGCATCGTGCTCGACGTGGTCGAGCCCGAGGCGCTCATGGATACCGTCATGGCCCAGGCCCGGCGCATTGCTGCCCAGCCGCCCAAGGCCACGCGGCTGACCAAGCGGCTGATGAAGGAGGGCGGCCGCGCCGAGCTGAAACCGTTTCTGGAGAAGTGCGCGGTGTTTCAGGGCCTGTGCC